One genomic region from Cellulomonas fengjieae encodes:
- a CDS encoding outer membrane protein assembly factor BamB family protein: protein MPGRMHEVELVEDRDERAPARPGPPTDRRPPLRRSGRVVDVELDEDGPDEQRDAVRAARTWLRRRARWLLPAVAVTLGALLATQLVVNQREATRLAELAAIPGVVPPADPSIGVLWRADPGLGSVLRSGTLVDGLLVGGTQDDAGAAQIVGLDPDTGTVAWRTPVDLPAPQPAWTTSAPELWITCTTVPRGSDPVVGCTSHEFGEGVGGVPPSSVWVLDPDDGRVLSDRRLDGRTVMVFTDDALVVAERLPDDGTSTLGGARSARWTLTAHDVVTDAPLWTWTTPSTAVVDGDNGDDDFARESDPAGAPTLEAHQGHLLLAVDTRAWVLSTAGEPVLDAPLGSASWLQVARAGVFIESTWAPSSLYRGTLVLPDGDRVRVDETASWLSVDDGSAPEVVLTAGLTAGGPDGINGRSARTGERLWHVPGIVVSSLLLDGTVYVATTDALSAVDAATGEALWRTELDHEPEQMSTDGRYLLVPGPDITLDAFALHDGALAWTADLAQEVAGDRSPVFVQGFQAGWRDPRLYVWMNSGTVAVLG, encoded by the coding sequence ATGCCCGGCCGGATGCACGAGGTCGAGCTCGTCGAGGACAGGGACGAGCGCGCCCCGGCGCGCCCCGGTCCCCCGACCGACCGGCGCCCGCCGCTGCGCCGGTCCGGTCGCGTGGTGGACGTCGAGCTCGACGAGGACGGCCCGGACGAGCAGCGCGACGCCGTGCGAGCCGCCCGGACCTGGCTGCGCCGGCGGGCCCGGTGGCTCCTGCCGGCCGTCGCCGTGACCCTCGGCGCGCTCCTCGCCACCCAGCTCGTCGTGAACCAGCGGGAGGCCACCCGGCTCGCCGAGCTCGCCGCCATCCCCGGGGTCGTCCCGCCGGCCGACCCGTCCATCGGCGTCCTGTGGCGTGCCGACCCGGGCCTCGGGTCGGTGCTGCGGTCGGGCACCCTGGTCGACGGGCTCCTGGTCGGCGGGACGCAGGACGACGCGGGCGCCGCACAGATCGTCGGCCTCGACCCCGACACGGGGACCGTGGCCTGGCGCACCCCCGTCGACCTCCCGGCGCCGCAGCCGGCGTGGACCACCTCGGCACCGGAGCTGTGGATCACCTGCACCACCGTGCCGCGGGGCTCCGATCCGGTCGTCGGCTGCACCTCGCACGAGTTCGGCGAGGGTGTCGGGGGCGTCCCGCCGTCCTCGGTGTGGGTCCTCGACCCCGACGACGGCCGGGTGCTGTCCGACCGGCGGCTCGACGGCCGGACGGTGATGGTGTTCACCGACGACGCGCTGGTTGTCGCCGAACGACTCCCGGACGACGGGACCTCCACGCTGGGCGGCGCCCGCTCCGCGCGGTGGACGCTCACCGCGCACGACGTCGTCACCGACGCGCCGCTGTGGACGTGGACCACGCCGTCGACGGCCGTCGTGGACGGCGACAACGGTGACGACGACTTCGCACGCGAGTCGGACCCGGCCGGCGCCCCGACCCTGGAGGCCCACCAGGGCCACCTGCTGCTCGCGGTGGACACCCGCGCGTGGGTGCTGAGCACGGCGGGCGAGCCCGTCCTCGACGCCCCGCTGGGGTCCGCCTCCTGGCTGCAGGTGGCGCGGGCCGGCGTCTTCATCGAGAGCACGTGGGCGCCGTCGAGCCTGTACCGCGGGACGCTCGTGCTGCCGGACGGCGACCGGGTGCGCGTCGACGAGACCGCGAGCTGGCTCTCCGTCGACGACGGCTCCGCGCCCGAGGTCGTGCTCACCGCCGGTCTGACGGCCGGCGGCCCCGACGGGATCAACGGCCGGTCCGCCCGCACGGGCGAGCGGCTCTGGCACGTGCCCGGGATCGTGGTGAGCTCCCTGCTGCTCGACGGGACCGTGTACGTCGCCACCACGGACGCGCTGAGCGCGGTCGACGCCGCCACGGGCGAGGCGCTGTGGCGCACGGAGCTCGACCACGAGCCGGAGCAGATGTCGACCGACGGCCGCTACCTGCTGGTCCCCGGGCCCGACATCACGCTGGACGCGTTCGCCCTGCACGACGGGGCGCTCGCGTGGACGGCCGACCTGGCGCAGGAGGTCGCCGGGGACCGCTCGCCCGTCTTCGTCCAGGGCTTCCAGGCCGGGTGGCGCGACCCGCGGCTGTACGTGTGGATGAACAGCGGCACGGTCGCGGTGCTGGGCTGA
- the otsB gene encoding trehalose-phosphatase, whose translation MTEQLTDALAQLAADADRRPLLVALDFDGTLAPLQDDPSASRILPAGVDALARLAGTDGVALALVSGRAMHDLHDLAQVPPGTFLIGSHGAERARVTTFGLDRDVVQLTDEQADRLASLGAEAARIASGRDGVWVETKPTAVVVHTRLAQAGDAEPAVREAIALGARLGSGVLHGKDVVEISVLRASKGEALTALRDELGAPVVLYAGDDVTDEHAFEALREDDVTVKVGPGATVARYRVAGPDEVVAALTALADRL comes from the coding sequence GTGACTGAGCAGCTCACCGACGCGCTCGCGCAGCTGGCCGCCGACGCGGACCGTCGACCGCTGCTGGTGGCCCTGGACTTCGACGGCACGCTGGCGCCGCTGCAGGACGACCCGTCGGCATCCCGCATCCTGCCCGCGGGCGTCGACGCGCTCGCCCGGCTGGCCGGCACCGACGGCGTCGCTCTCGCGCTCGTGTCCGGTCGGGCGATGCACGACCTGCACGACCTGGCGCAGGTCCCCCCGGGCACGTTCCTCATCGGCAGCCACGGCGCCGAGCGGGCACGCGTCACCACGTTCGGCCTGGACCGCGACGTCGTCCAGCTCACCGACGAGCAGGCGGACCGGCTCGCGTCCCTGGGCGCCGAGGCGGCGCGGATCGCCAGCGGCCGCGACGGCGTGTGGGTGGAGACCAAGCCCACGGCCGTCGTCGTGCACACGCGGCTCGCGCAGGCGGGGGACGCCGAGCCCGCCGTGCGCGAGGCGATCGCGCTCGGGGCCCGGCTCGGCTCGGGCGTCCTGCACGGCAAGGACGTCGTCGAGATCTCGGTGCTGCGGGCCAGCAAGGGCGAGGCGCTCACCGCGCTGCGCGACGAGCTGGGCGCGCCGGTGGTCCTGTACGCCGGCGACGACGTCACCGACGAGCACGCCTTCGAGGCGCTGCGCGAGGACGACGTGACGGTCAAGGTGGGCCCCGGCGCGACGGTCGCCCGGTACCGCGTGGCCGGTCCGGACGAGGTCGTCGCGGCCCTGACGGCGCTCGCCGACCGGCTCTGA
- a CDS encoding alpha,alpha-trehalose-phosphate synthase (UDP-forming) produces MPSDVPAHGYDFVVVANRLPVDVSLDDDGEPTWTRSPGGLVTALAPVMASTSGAWVGWGGSPNLELEPFDVDGTELIPVTLSEDDIERFYEGFSNDTLWPLYHDVIEPPAYHRLWWDAYQRVNRRFAQATADQAAQGATVWVHDYQLQLVPKMLRELRPDLRIGYFHHIPFPPLELFAQLPWRLQVIEGLLGADLVGFQRAGDAANFVRVVRRLTDLTTRGQMITLSESDGHTGRGRHVRAAAFPISIDSHAFDQLARTEAVRERARQIRRELGDPEYLLLGVDRLDYTKGIRHRIKAYGELLLDGRLSPQSTTLVQVASPSRENVGAYQQLRDDVELLVGRINGDYGQVGHAPVQYLHQSFPMEEMAALYLAADVMLVTALRDGMNLVAKEYVAARSDDRGALVLSEFTGAADELTGAVLVNPHDIDGMKDAITYAVHMDARESRKRMRRLRRRVLGHDVVAWSQDFLAALNAVPVRATRD; encoded by the coding sequence GTGCCTTCCGACGTGCCCGCGCACGGCTACGACTTCGTCGTCGTCGCGAACCGTCTTCCCGTCGACGTGAGCCTGGACGACGACGGCGAACCCACCTGGACCAGGTCCCCCGGCGGGCTGGTCACGGCGCTCGCGCCCGTGATGGCGAGCACGTCCGGCGCCTGGGTGGGCTGGGGCGGCTCGCCGAACCTGGAGCTGGAGCCGTTCGACGTGGACGGCACCGAGCTGATCCCGGTGACGCTGTCCGAGGACGACATCGAGCGGTTCTACGAGGGCTTCTCCAACGACACGCTGTGGCCGCTCTACCACGACGTGATCGAGCCCCCGGCGTACCACCGCCTCTGGTGGGACGCCTACCAGCGGGTCAACCGGCGCTTCGCGCAGGCCACCGCCGACCAGGCCGCGCAGGGCGCGACCGTGTGGGTCCACGACTACCAGCTGCAGCTCGTCCCCAAGATGCTGCGCGAGCTGCGACCCGACCTGCGGATCGGCTACTTCCACCACATCCCGTTCCCGCCCCTCGAGCTGTTCGCCCAGCTGCCGTGGCGGCTGCAGGTGATCGAGGGTCTGCTGGGCGCGGACCTGGTCGGCTTCCAGCGGGCCGGCGACGCCGCGAACTTCGTGCGGGTCGTGCGCCGCCTCACCGACCTGACCACCCGGGGGCAGATGATCACGCTCTCGGAGTCCGACGGGCACACGGGCCGCGGCCGGCACGTGCGCGCGGCCGCCTTCCCCATCTCGATCGACTCGCACGCGTTCGACCAGCTCGCCCGCACCGAGGCCGTGCGGGAGCGCGCCCGGCAGATCCGGCGCGAGCTGGGCGACCCGGAGTACCTGCTGCTGGGCGTGGACCGGCTCGACTACACCAAGGGCATCCGGCACCGCATCAAGGCGTACGGCGAGCTCCTGCTGGACGGCCGACTCTCCCCGCAGAGCACCACGCTCGTGCAGGTGGCCAGCCCGAGCCGGGAGAACGTCGGCGCGTACCAGCAGCTGCGCGACGACGTGGAGCTGCTGGTCGGGCGGATCAACGGCGACTACGGGCAGGTGGGGCACGCGCCCGTGCAGTACCTGCACCAGTCGTTCCCGATGGAGGAGATGGCCGCGCTGTACCTCGCGGCCGACGTGATGCTGGTGACGGCGCTGCGCGACGGCATGAACCTGGTCGCCAAGGAGTACGTCGCCGCCCGGTCCGACGACCGCGGGGCCCTGGTGCTCTCCGAGTTCACGGGCGCCGCCGACGAGCTCACCGGTGCGGTCCTGGTGAACCCGCACGACATCGACGGGATGAAGGACGCGATCACGTACGCCGTGCACATGGACGCGCGCGAGTCGCGCAAGCGCATGCGCCGGCTGCGCCGCCGGGTGCTCGGCCACGACGTCGTCGCGTGGTCGCAGGACTTCCTCGCCGCCCTGAACGCCGTCCCCGTGCGAGCCACCCGTGACTGA